The following proteins are encoded in a genomic region of Maribacter hydrothermalis:
- a CDS encoding LacI family DNA-binding transcriptional regulator, producing the protein MKSKITLKDIAKELDVSISTVSKALKNSKEISKDTKDKIKAFAKFYNYRPNNIALSLKNKRTKNIGVIIPDIVHHFFTTVFRGIEKYANEQGYNVIVCVSDESFEKEVVNMEMLANGSIDGFILSLSAETQLKNEFSHLKELLDQGIPIVLFDRVTSEIDCDKVILNDQEIAHEAVSHFINTGARKIALVTTEKFFNVSESRAKGYLQALRKNDIKVDEKLILTLPHDNDNATLIRNFFQNNKVDAVLCVNEIFGIQCLSIIQDLGYKVPNDISVIGFTDGILSRFSVPKLSTVAQHGEKMGEQAAQMLINRMESLGEEEPFKTEVINATLIKRGSTIN; encoded by the coding sequence TTGAAATCAAAAATCACACTTAAGGATATTGCGAAAGAGTTAGATGTTTCTATATCAACTGTTTCTAAAGCTCTTAAGAACAGTAAAGAAATCAGTAAGGATACAAAAGACAAAATAAAGGCTTTTGCTAAATTCTATAATTACCGGCCCAATAATATTGCGCTTAGCCTAAAAAACAAGCGAACTAAAAATATAGGGGTAATTATTCCAGATATTGTTCATCATTTTTTTACCACGGTATTTAGAGGAATAGAAAAGTATGCTAATGAGCAGGGGTATAATGTAATTGTTTGTGTTTCTGATGAGTCTTTTGAAAAAGAGGTCGTGAATATGGAAATGTTGGCCAATGGTAGTATAGATGGGTTTATACTTTCTTTAAGCGCTGAAACTCAGTTAAAAAATGAATTTTCGCACTTAAAAGAATTGCTGGATCAAGGAATTCCCATAGTTCTTTTTGACCGGGTAACCTCAGAAATAGATTGCGACAAGGTTATTTTAAATGATCAGGAGATTGCCCATGAAGCCGTAAGTCATTTTATAAATACAGGTGCAAGAAAAATTGCGCTTGTTACAACAGAGAAATTTTTTAACGTCAGTGAAAGTAGGGCAAAGGGATATTTACAAGCTTTAAGAAAAAATGATATTAAGGTAGATGAGAAATTGATTTTAACCTTACCACATGATAATGATAATGCTACATTAATTAGGAATTTTTTTCAAAATAATAAGGTAGATGCTGTTTTATGTGTTAATGAAATATTTGGCATTCAGTGTTTAAGTATTATCCAAGATTTAGGTTATAAGGTCCCTAACGATATATCAGTAATTGGTTTTACCGATGGAATATTGTCAAGGTTTTCTGTACCTAAATTAAGTACGGTTGCACAACATGGAGAAAAAATGGGGGAACAAGCAGCTCAAATGCTTATTAATAGAATGGAATCTTTAGGTGAAGAAGAACCTTTTAAAACAGAAGTAATAAATGCCACTTTAATTAAGCGTGGTTCTACGATCAATTAA
- a CDS encoding alpha-amylase family glycosyl hydrolase, which translates to MKSKIVIYHVFTRLFGNTNTNNKPWGTIEENGVGKLADFSKKALAEIKNLGITHIWYTGIPHHAVINDYSEFGISNDDPDVVKGRAGSPYAVKDYYNINPDLAVDPANRLNEFKSLVMRTHAAGMKVIIDIVPNHVARRYEGKTNPKGNSDFGYGDDTSVEYAKDNNFYYIPGTQFKHPEWRDGYVPLGGDTPNLPNSKLIEIPAKWTGNGSRSPQPDMNDWYETVRINYGVRPNGGLDFDMLPNDYGEKDYNEHFKYWKKKVVPSSWRKFREIAHYWLQMGVDGFRYDMAEMVPVEFWSYLNSSIKMKNPDAFIMAEVYNPDLYRTYIHKGKMDYLYDKVDFYDGIKHIMKGYGWSDHLPVVQNGLQDIEHNMLHFLENHDEQRIASPEFVGNAAIGKPAMVVSATISTSPTMIYFGQEVGEPAAENPGFGSPSRTSIFDYIGVPHHQRWVNDKKFDGGQLKPEESSLRDFYKRLLNFTSTSEALMGAYREIHFYNKEITEDYNHRVLSYVRWSENQKLIVVSNFDTNIQFSFDLKLPVDLMKQWQLTSGKYVLIDALYGHKNSLSIENGEGHIAIELNPLESFIFELKF; encoded by the coding sequence ATGAAAAGCAAAATTGTTATTTACCATGTATTTACCAGACTTTTTGGAAATACCAATACCAACAATAAGCCTTGGGGTACAATAGAGGAAAATGGGGTTGGCAAACTAGCGGATTTTTCTAAAAAAGCACTTGCTGAAATTAAAAATTTGGGTATAACCCATATTTGGTATACTGGTATTCCGCATCATGCAGTAATTAATGATTATTCTGAATTTGGAATTTCTAATGACGATCCAGATGTAGTAAAGGGAAGAGCAGGTTCACCTTATGCGGTTAAAGATTACTATAATATTAACCCAGACTTAGCAGTTGACCCTGCTAATAGGTTAAATGAATTCAAATCGCTAGTAATGCGTACCCATGCCGCAGGTATGAAGGTAATCATTGATATAGTTCCTAATCATGTAGCAAGAAGGTATGAGGGGAAAACAAATCCTAAAGGCAATTCTGATTTTGGTTATGGCGATGATACCTCGGTAGAATATGCAAAGGACAATAATTTTTATTACATTCCAGGAACACAATTTAAGCATCCAGAATGGCGAGATGGTTATGTTCCTTTAGGTGGTGATACTCCTAATTTACCCAATTCTAAATTAATAGAAATACCGGCTAAATGGACGGGAAATGGTTCGCGAAGTCCGCAACCAGATATGAACGATTGGTACGAAACTGTCCGTATCAATTACGGGGTAAGACCAAATGGTGGGTTAGATTTTGATATGCTGCCCAATGATTATGGCGAGAAAGATTACAATGAACATTTTAAGTATTGGAAAAAGAAAGTAGTTCCTAGTTCTTGGCGAAAATTTCGAGAAATAGCCCATTATTGGTTACAAATGGGTGTTGATGGATTTAGATACGATATGGCAGAAATGGTTCCGGTAGAGTTCTGGAGCTATTTGAATTCATCTATAAAAATGAAAAACCCTGATGCTTTTATTATGGCAGAGGTTTATAATCCGGATTTATATAGAACATATATCCATAAAGGGAAAATGGACTATTTATATGATAAGGTCGATTTTTATGATGGTATAAAACATATAATGAAAGGTTATGGTTGGTCAGACCACTTGCCAGTTGTACAAAACGGATTGCAAGATATTGAGCACAATATGCTCCACTTTCTAGAAAACCATGATGAACAGCGAATAGCGAGTCCGGAATTTGTGGGTAATGCAGCAATTGGAAAACCGGCAATGGTAGTTTCTGCAACAATTAGTACGTCACCAACTATGATATATTTTGGGCAAGAAGTAGGTGAACCTGCCGCTGAAAACCCTGGTTTCGGAAGCCCTTCTAGAACTTCTATATTCGATTATATTGGGGTGCCACATCACCAAAGATGGGTTAACGATAAGAAATTTGATGGCGGTCAGTTAAAACCCGAAGAATCATCATTACGAGATTTTTATAAACGCTTGTTAAATTTCACTAGTACAAGTGAAGCTTTAATGGGTGCTTATCGTGAAATTCATTTTTATAATAAAGAAATTACTGAAGATTATAACCATAGAGTTTTATCTTACGTGCGTTGGTCCGAAAATCAGAAATTAATTGTTGTATCAAATTTTGATACCAACATACAGTTCTCTTTTGATTTAAAGTTACCTGTAGATTTAATGAAGCAATGGCAGTTAACTAGTGGTAAATATGTATTGATAGATGCACTATATGGTCATAAAAATTCTTTAAGTATTGAAAATGGGGAAGGTCATATAGCAATAGAGTTAAATCCTTTAGAATCTTTTATTTTTGAATTAAAATTTTAG
- a CDS encoding glycerophosphodiester phosphodiesterase produces the protein MNKPLVIGHRGAMGHETENTLPSIQKAMDLGVDMIEIDVFKIKSGEIVVFHDKTVERLTNGPGSIEGYNIFELKKLIVNGGHEIPMLQDVLKLIDNKVALNIELKGAGTADKVNFIMNYYIEKKNWSPENFIISSFNWDELKAMREFNPKVAIAVLTEENPIDAIPIAKELNAVAINPYFKKLDLEIANQIHDAGFKIYTWTVNEPEDINAMKRIAVDGIITNFPERVN, from the coding sequence ATGAATAAACCTTTAGTTATTGGTCATAGAGGTGCCATGGGCCATGAGACCGAAAATACGCTGCCTTCAATTCAAAAAGCAATGGATTTAGGTGTTGATATGATAGAAATAGATGTTTTTAAAATAAAAAGTGGTGAAATAGTGGTTTTCCATGATAAAACAGTAGAAAGGTTAACCAACGGCCCGGGAAGTATTGAAGGATATAATATTTTCGAATTAAAAAAATTGATTGTTAATGGCGGGCACGAAATTCCAATGCTTCAAGATGTGTTGAAACTTATCGATAATAAGGTGGCATTAAATATTGAACTAAAAGGTGCTGGTACTGCAGATAAGGTCAATTTTATAATGAATTATTATATAGAAAAAAAGAATTGGTCGCCAGAAAATTTTATAATCTCTAGTTTTAATTGGGATGAATTAAAGGCAATGCGTGAGTTTAACCCAAAAGTAGCAATTGCAGTATTAACGGAGGAAAATCCTATAGATGCCATACCTATAGCAAAAGAGCTAAATGCAGTTGCTATTAATCCGTATTTTAAAAAGCTAGATTTAGAAATAGCGAATCAAATACATGATGCAGGTTTTAAAATTTATACGTGGACAGTTAACGAGCCAGAAGATATTAATGCCATGAAAAGAATAGCTGTTGACGGTATTATTACTAATTTTCCTGAACGTGTAAATTAA
- a CDS encoding glycoside hydrolase family 65 protein, whose protein sequence is MNQDYIKADKWSIIEEGFDQENVKSSESIFSIGNGAMGQRANFEETYTGETFQGSYIAGVYYPDKTRVGWWKNGYPEYFAKVLNAPNWIGINIYINDVALDLATCKKVSGFRRELNMKGGIYTRCFQAVTSNNVEIDVIVKRFLSLDIDEVGAISYNVKVLKTDAKIVFEPYLDGGITNEDSNWDDKFWNITNITSANNRAFIEAHTMKTNFQTCTFMQASLHYNGKEVSPKPADRSESFVSIKFEQNVKANESVVLTKFGGYTVERNHPNKELTSVANLTLDKVSDLGFESLLEKQKASWASIWEMSDIVIEGDIKAQQGIRFNIFQLNQTYLGTDSRLNIGPKGFTGEKYGGSTYWDTEAYCIPFYMATKDDKVARKLLKYRYNHLEKAIANAKKLGFFNGAALYPMVTMNGEECHNEWEITFEEIHRNGAIAFAIHNYYRYTGDYSYIPEMGLEVLIGIARFWHQRVNFSEEKGKYVMLGVTGPNEYENNVHNNWYTNYLAKWCINYTLTQLDKVKSGYADDYHRIIGKTKLTDRECEKWKNVADEMYFPYSKKYGVFLQQDGFLDKDLVRVDELPKTERPINQKWSWDRILRSPYIKQADVLQGFYFFEEDFSLEDLEKHFDFYEPFTVHESSLSPCVHSIQAAKLGRMEQAYNFYLRTSRLDLDDYNKEVEEGLHITSMAGTWMSIVEGFGGMRVVDDKLSFKPQIPNQWKAYSFKVNFRDRIIKVHVTSENVSFQLIGSKEVSIRVNGKKVELFPDKLITV, encoded by the coding sequence ATGAATCAAGATTATATAAAAGCAGATAAGTGGAGCATTATCGAAGAAGGTTTCGATCAAGAAAATGTAAAATCATCTGAAAGTATTTTTAGCATTGGTAACGGGGCCATGGGGCAACGTGCAAATTTTGAAGAAACCTATACTGGGGAAACATTTCAGGGAAGTTATATTGCCGGCGTTTATTATCCAGATAAAACGCGTGTTGGTTGGTGGAAGAACGGGTATCCAGAGTATTTTGCTAAAGTATTGAACGCGCCTAACTGGATTGGTATAAATATCTATATAAATGATGTAGCGTTAGATTTGGCAACCTGTAAAAAAGTGTCTGGATTTAGACGTGAACTGAACATGAAAGGAGGTATTTATACCAGATGCTTTCAGGCGGTAACATCTAATAATGTTGAAATTGATGTTATCGTAAAGCGTTTCTTAAGCTTAGATATAGATGAAGTTGGGGCTATTTCATATAACGTTAAGGTCCTTAAAACGGATGCTAAAATTGTATTTGAGCCATATTTGGATGGTGGAATTACTAATGAGGATAGTAATTGGGACGATAAATTCTGGAACATTACAAATATAACATCGGCCAATAATCGTGCTTTTATTGAGGCACATACCATGAAAACGAATTTTCAAACCTGTACGTTTATGCAGGCATCCTTACATTATAATGGAAAGGAAGTTTCGCCAAAACCTGCTGACAGATCAGAATCATTTGTTTCCATAAAATTTGAGCAAAATGTAAAGGCAAATGAGTCGGTTGTACTAACTAAATTTGGAGGGTATACCGTAGAAAGGAATCACCCTAACAAAGAGTTGACATCGGTAGCTAACTTAACCTTGGATAAGGTTAGTGACCTAGGTTTCGAAAGCTTGTTAGAAAAACAAAAAGCATCTTGGGCTTCTATTTGGGAAATGAGCGATATTGTTATAGAAGGCGATATAAAAGCGCAACAAGGTATTCGATTTAATATTTTTCAATTGAACCAAACTTATTTAGGTACAGATTCCAGATTAAACATAGGTCCTAAAGGTTTTACCGGAGAAAAATATGGAGGTAGCACCTATTGGGATACGGAAGCATATTGCATTCCTTTTTATATGGCTACTAAAGATGATAAAGTAGCCCGTAAATTATTAAAGTACCGTTATAACCATTTAGAAAAAGCAATTGCTAATGCGAAAAAGTTAGGTTTTTTTAATGGTGCGGCATTGTATCCTATGGTAACCATGAATGGTGAAGAGTGCCATAATGAGTGGGAAATAACGTTTGAAGAAATTCATAGAAATGGAGCTATTGCTTTTGCAATACATAATTATTATAGATATACTGGCGATTATAGCTATATACCAGAAATGGGGTTAGAGGTGTTAATTGGTATAGCTAGATTCTGGCATCAGCGGGTAAATTTCTCTGAGGAGAAGGGTAAATATGTAATGCTGGGAGTAACAGGTCCTAATGAGTATGAAAACAATGTTCATAATAATTGGTATACTAACTATTTGGCAAAATGGTGTATCAATTATACATTAACTCAGTTAGATAAGGTAAAAAGCGGGTACGCAGATGATTACCACAGAATAATAGGGAAAACCAAACTGACCGATAGAGAATGTGAAAAATGGAAAAATGTTGCCGATGAAATGTATTTTCCATATTCAAAAAAATATGGTGTGTTCTTACAACAAGATGGTTTTTTAGATAAGGATTTGGTAAGAGTAGATGAATTGCCAAAAACTGAAAGACCTATTAATCAAAAATGGAGTTGGGACAGAATTTTGAGGTCTCCCTACATTAAGCAAGCTGATGTTTTACAAGGATTTTACTTTTTTGAGGAAGATTTTTCATTAGAAGACCTAGAAAAACATTTTGATTTTTATGAGCCATTTACCGTTCATGAGTCTTCTTTGTCACCATGTGTGCATAGTATACAGGCGGCCAAATTAGGAAGAATGGAACAGGCTTATAATTTCTATTTAAGAACATCTAGGTTAGATTTAGATGATTATAATAAAGAAGTTGAAGAAGGTTTGCATATAACCTCTATGGCTGGTACTTGGATGAGTATTGTTGAAGGGTTTGGGGGTATGCGTGTAGTTGATGATAAATTGTCATTTAAACCACAAATTCCAAATCAATGGAAGGCCTATTCTTTTAAAGTAAACTTTAGAGATAGAATCATAAAAGTTCATGTTACCTCAGAGAATGTATCCTTTCAATTAATTGGTTCTAAAGAAGTGTCTATTAGGGTAAATGGAAAAAAAGTAGAACTTTTCCCTGATAAGTTGATAACGGTATAA
- the pgmB gene encoding beta-phosphoglucomutase, translating into MKKAGFIFDLDGVIVDTAKYHYLAWRKLANELGFEFTKEQNELFKGVSRKRCLEILLDIGKIKATQEQFNTWMVEKNVDYLAYIDQMNASEILPDVIRVLKFLKDRDIPIALGSASKNAKPILEKVNLLPYFDSIVDGNNVTKAKPDPEVFLIAAKNLEVDPSLCVVFEDAVAGIQAANRAGMLSIGIGDPNILSEAAFNFKDFTEMSDSFLESLLNQNK; encoded by the coding sequence ATGAAAAAAGCGGGATTTATTTTTGATTTGGACGGTGTTATTGTTGATACAGCAAAATATCACTATTTAGCTTGGAGAAAACTAGCAAATGAATTAGGTTTTGAATTTACAAAAGAGCAAAATGAACTTTTTAAAGGCGTAAGCAGAAAAAGATGTTTAGAAATTCTTTTAGATATCGGTAAAATTAAAGCTACTCAAGAACAGTTCAATACTTGGATGGTTGAGAAGAATGTAGATTATTTGGCTTATATAGACCAAATGAATGCTAGTGAAATACTACCAGATGTAATTAGAGTACTTAAGTTTTTAAAAGATAGAGATATTCCTATAGCCCTAGGTTCTGCAAGTAAAAATGCCAAACCTATTTTAGAGAAAGTTAATTTATTGCCTTATTTTGATAGTATTGTAGATGGTAATAATGTTACCAAGGCAAAACCGGATCCGGAAGTATTTTTAATAGCAGCAAAAAATTTGGAAGTTGATCCTAGTTTATGTGTGGTTTTCGAAGATGCAGTAGCAGGTATACAAGCTGCTAATAGGGCTGGTATGCTTAGTATTGGAATTGGCGATCCAAATATACTAAGTGAAGCTGCTTTTAATTTTAAAGATTTTACAGAAATGAGTGATAGTTTTTTAGAATCACTCTTAAATCAAAATAAATAA